The genomic interval GTCTGGGTGGGCGCTCACCACAGGGTCTTTGCTTCCTTGAGACTGGGACCCAAGTACACGGCCTTCGATGCATGCTTTATTTTTCCTGCGTGTGATAAAGTTAGATAACTCTGTTACTTGAGTTTGATTAACCAGGCATTTTTTCTTATACAACAGTCTGAAGAAGCATAATCTATATCACACCATGAGTGTGACGTGTGATGTggcacactctttttttttttttttttttctggagacgagtcttgctctgtcacccaggctggagtgcaatggcacaatctcagctcactgcaacctccccctcccaggttcaagcgattctcctgcctcagcctcctgagtagctgggactataggcacttgccaccacgcctggctaatttttgtatttttagtagagatgttttttgccatgttgaccaggctggtctcgaacttctgacctcaagtgatctgcccaacttcacctcccaaagtgctgggattacaggcatgagccactgcgcatggccgATGTGGCATACTATTCAAGTGTGCTATGTGGTGGGGGCTCCCCTGAGGCCCCCCGCACAGCTGTGCTCAAGATCACAGTACCGATCTCCTCTGTGTTACTTGATAAATAGTGCCTATTTGGCCCCCGGCCCCACTCTAGTACCTCCCCACCTCTAGACCTTGGCTTGACCTCCCTACAGTGCTGAAGCAAAAGGGATTCCACCTGGCACAGCAGGGGCCCCCAGAACCCTTCCAGTGCCGAGACTggcatctgttcttttttttttttttgagacagagtcttgctctgtcttgctggagtgccgtggtgcgatcttggctcactgcaacctccgcctcccaggttcaatcgattctcctgcctcagccttccgattagctgggatgacaggtgtgtgccaccacatccggctaatttttgtattttttagtagagacagagtttagccatgttggccaggctggtctcaaactcctgacctcaagtaatccacccaccttggcctcccaaagtactgggattacagatgtgagccactgcacccggctcagCATCTGTTCTGATTGAGCAATGCCCAGGCATTCTGCTACTTAAATGttctcttcccccctccccaacacttattttaagttctagggtacatgtgtagaatgtgcaggtttgttaaacataggtaaacgtgtgccatggtggtttgctgcacagatcaacccatcacctagatattaagtccagcatccattaagctattcttcctgatgctctccctctccctaccCGCCCCCACCCTGTTAAATATTCTTAATATCTTCCCTGGAGCCCTTGCAAGTGAATCAGTATCCTGTCAAGTAGAATATGGAGAGGTGTTCTCACGAGCGTGAGTCAACCAGGGAACCTCCTAATGTAACATTTGAAAACcaaagtaggctgggcgcggtgactcacgcctgtaatcccagcactttgggaagccgaggtggacggatcacgaggtcaggagatggagacccttctgtacaacatgatgaaactctgtctctactagaaatacaaaaattagccgggcatggtggcgcgtgccacCACTGGGATTACTACTACTAATGagtagtaatcccagctactcaggaggctgaggcaggagaatcacttgaaccagggagtgggaggttgcagtgagccgagatcgtgccactgcactccagtttggtgacagagcaagactccgtctcaaaaaaaaaaaaaaagaaagaaagaaagaaaaaaaaagaaaaccaaagtatTCTATTAAAATGCTCCATTCTTCTTCCCAAATGCATCTGATTGCTAAATGATTTTTTGATCTTTTataatagctttatttatttatgctattaTTATTGgggttttttagagacaaggtctctgttgcccaggctggagtgcagtggcatgatcatagcttactgcagcctggaagtcctgccctcaggtgattctcccacctctgcctccggagtagctgggacagcaccaccatgcccagctaatttttttttttttggagagacagggtctcgctatgtttcccaggctggccttgaacttctggcttcaagcgatcctcctgcctcagcctcccaaagtgctgaaattataggcatgagccgctgtacAGGGCCTGCGTTTTCTTAAGGTGcacttttatgtgtgtgtactCTGGAAATACCTTGATTACCTGAAGGGTGGCCAGGTTCTTTAAATCTAAAGCAGCAGCCCCTGTACACTTGAACACACTTATATGTATGAGTTTTGTGTGGTTCTGTGGCCGTCACCCTTGTCGTTTGAGACTCACAGTAGGTAAAAATCATATGCCTTGTCTGTGCTCATTCCCATCTCTGTTATTTCAAAGTTTTCTTGggaatcaaatgaaaaaatatgttaaaatgctcacataatcccaggacttttggaggccaaggcaagaggattgcttgaggccaggagttcgagaccagcctgggcaacatagcaagaccccccccccccatctctacaaaaaatttaaaaattagctggacatagtggatcatacctgtatccccagctacttggcaggctgaagcaggaggatcacttaaactcaggagtttgagacagcagAGAGCCATAATTGCagcactacattccagcctgggtgacaaaacaagaccctgtctctaaaaagaaaatgcaaacataTTATCAAATAATTCCTGTTTAAACTGGATGTAACAAGCACAGCTATGTGCTGAACCTCATCAAAGGTGTCTTTTGTTTGgctcatgtatttttaaaaataaggatgaggccaggcatggtggctcctgtaatccccgcattttgggaggccaaggcgggtggatcgcttgagcccgggagtttcagaccagcctgggcaacatggcaagagtccagctctacaaaaaaaaaaaaaaaaaaaagaagaagaagaaagaaagaaaaaatagctgggtgtggtggtgcatgcctgtagccccagcaactggggagctgaggtgggaggatcgcctgagcccagggagttccaggctgcagtgagccattatcacaccactgcactccagcctggatgacagagtgagactttgtctccaaaaaaaaaaaaaaaaaggaatagtggCCAACATTGAAAAACCAGGCACCCTTTCATAAAACTCATGAAAGTTTTatgggtgggtgcagtggctcacgcctgtaatcccagcactttgggaggctgaggcgggtggatttcttgaggtcaggagttcgagaccagcctggacaacatggtgaaacctcatctctactaaaaatacaaaaattaggtgggcatggtggtggtcgcctgtcatcccagctactcaggaggctgaggcagaagaattgcttgaactggggaggcggaagttgcattgagccgagattgagccactgcactccagtctgggtgacagagcaaaactccgtctcaaaaaaaaaaagtcagatgcaTTTGGGAAGAAGAATGGAGCATTTTAATagaatattttggttttcttttttttctttttctttttcttttctttctttctttttttttttttttttttttgagatgacatcTGGCCACAGCTGGCGTGGCAGCAGTTTGCTGGAGTTGAGGGTCAGCCGTCCCTCTCTGCAGGGTGGGTCACCCTCCTGTTAATCACACCCCGCCCCACCCGCTTCCTCCCTCACGTGCCTCATCAAGCATTTGCTGTTGTTTTCCTCATAGTAACGTtaagagaaaagtgaaatatttttgtctccctgtctctgtcaaAAGTGGGAAAACGAAAGATAGACCAAGAGGGCCGTGTGTTTCAAGAAAAGTGGGAGAGAGCGTATTTCTTCGTGGAAGTACAGAATATTCCAACATGTCTCATATGCAAACAAAGCATGTCTGTGTCCAAAGAATATAACCTAAGACGCCACTATCAAACCAACCACAGCAAGCACTACGACCAGTATACGGAAAGAATGCGTGACGAGAAGCTTCACGAGCTGAAAAAAGGGCTCAGAAAGTATCTCTTAGGCTCGTCAGACACCGAGTGTCCCGAGcaaaaacaagtgttggcaaacgCAAGTCCAACCCAGAAATCCCCCGTGCAGCCTGTGGAGGACCTGGCTGGGAACTTATGGGAGAAGTTACGTGAAAAAATCAGGTCTTTTGTGGCATATTCTATCGCAATCGATGAGATCACGGATATAAATAATACCACCCAGTTGGCCATATTCATCCGCGGCGTCGATGAGAACTTCGATGTGTCTGAAGAACTTCTGGACACGGTGCCCATGACGGGTACAAAATCTGGAAACGAGGTCTTTTCGCGTGTTGAGAAGAGTCTGAAAAAGTTCTGTATCGACTGGTCGAAATTAGTAAGCGTGGCCTCCACTGGCACCCCAGCGATGGTGGATGCCAATAACGGGCTTGTCACAAAACTGAAGAGCAGGGTGGCCACGTTCTGCAAGGGTGCGGAACTGAAGTCCCTCTGTTGTATAATTCATCCGGAATCACTCTGTGCTCAGAAGCTGAAGATGGACCACGTCATGGACGTGGTAGTGAACTCCGTGAACTGGATATGCTCCCGGGGACTGAACCACAGCGAGTTCACAACCTTGCTCTATGAGCTGGACAGCCAATATGGCAGCCTCCTGTACTACACGGAGATTAAGTGGCTCAGTCGCGGGCTGGTGCTAAAGAGATTTTTCGAATCGTTGGAAGAAATCGACTCCTTCATGTCGTCCAGAGGGAAACCCCTGCCTCAGCTGAGCTCCATAGATTGGATCCGAGACCTGGCCTTCTTGGTTGACATGACGATGCACCTGAACACTTTGAACATCTCTCTCCAAGGGCACTCCCAAATCGTCACGCAGATGTATGACTTGATCCGGGCGTTCCTAGCAAAACTGTGCCTCTGGGAGACTCATTTGGCGAGGAATAATCTGGCCCACTTTCCCACCCTGAAATCGGTTTCCAGAAATGAAAGCGACGGCCTGAACTACATTCCCAAAATCGCGGAACTCAAGGCCGAATTCCAGAAAAGGCTGTCCGATTTCAAACTCTACGAAAGCGAGCTGGCTCTGTTCAGCTCCCCGTTCTCCACGAAGATCGACAGTGTGCACGAGGAGCTCCAGATGGAGGTGATCGACCTGCAGTGCAACACGGTCCTGAAGACGAAATACGACAAGGTGGGAATACCAGAATTCTACAAGTACCTCTGGGGCAGCTACCCGAAATACAAGCACCACTGCGCAAAGGTTCTCTCCATGTTCGGGAGCACCTACATCTGCGAACAGCTCTTCTCCATTATGAAACTGAGCAAAACAAAATACTGCTCCCAGTTAAAGGATTCCCAGTGGGACTCTGTACTGCACATCGCAACATGATGGAGAGAAAACTCCTGGCAGGGCCCTATGGTGGGAAGGGCTGGAGTCTTCTAGGCCCAAAGGAGATgacaaaatgaattatttttttcttttttgagacggagtcttgctctgtcgcccaggctggagtgcagtggcgtgatctcagctcgctgcaacctccagctcctgggttcgaacgattctcctgcctcagcctcccgagtaactgggactacaggcgtgcgccatcaggctgggctaatttttgtactagtagagacggggtttcatcatgttggccaggctggtctcgaactcctgacctcaggtgatccacccgcctcgacctcacaaagtgctgggattacaagcatgaaccactgtgcccagccgacaaAATGAattcttgaacatttttttttcagttttttttccactttgaatCAGAAATATAATCTGCAGTACCATACTTGTTTATATGACATTGTATGCCTCACTACTCAGTAAAAATCAAGAAAGTTTTACTGTGGTATTGATACTTGACTTTTCTTCTGCCTGGCctgtttcattcattcacattaCCTGCCTGCCACCCTGATAGGCACTGTAGTTGGCATCTCGAAGTTTAAATCAATCAACAGAGAAATAGGGAGAGAGACGTGGatgtttgctttttggtttttggggtttcttttgagacagagtctcactctgtcacccagatttcagtgcaatggcgcgatctgggctcactgcagcctccgtctcccaggttcaagtgattcccctgcctcagcctcccgagtagctgggattacaggtgcccaccaccacgccctgctcatttttgtatttttagtagagatagggtttcaccatgttggccagtctggtcacaaactcctgacctcaaatgatctgcctgccttggcctcccaaagtgctggaattacagccgtgagccaccacacccagcccgagACATATATATTTGTGGAGGAGTATATATGAATACACATTTATTCCCTGTTCCCATCTGCGTGGTCTCCC from Rhinopithecus roxellana isolate Shanxi Qingling chromosome 6, ASM756505v1, whole genome shotgun sequence carries:
- the LOC104681252 gene encoding general transcription factor II-I repeat domain-containing protein 2B isoform X3 yields the protein MAQVAVSTLPVEEESSESRMVVTFLVSALESMCKELAKSKVEVACIAVYETDVFVVGTERGCAFVNARTDFQKDFAKYCIAEGLGEVKPPCPVNGMQVHSGETEILRKAVEDYFCFCYGKALGTTVMVPVPYEKMLRDQSAVVVQGLPEGIAFQHPENYNLETLKWILENKAGISFIINRPFLGPESQLGGPGMVTDAERSIVSSNESCGPISVKTEPMEDSGISLKAEAVAVKKESEDPNYYHYNMQGSHPSSTSNEVIEMELPMEDSTPLVPSEEPNEDPEAEVKIEGNTNSSNVTNSAAGVEDLNIVQVTVPDNEKERLSSIEKIKQLREQVNDLFSRKFGEAIGVDFPVKVPYRKITFNPGCVVIDGMPPGVVFKAPGYLEISSMRRILEAAEFIKFTVIRPLPGLELSNVGKRKIDQEGRVFQEKWERAYFFVEVQNIPTCLICKQSMSVSKEYNLRRHYQTNHSKHYDQYTERMRDEKLHELKKGLRKYLLGSSDTECPEQKQVLANASPTQKSPVQPVEDLAGNLWEKLREKIRSFVAYSIAIDEITDINNTTQLAIFIRGVDENFDVSEELLDTVPMTGTKSGNEVFSRVEKSLKKFCIDWSKLVSVASTGTPAMVDANNGLVTKLKSRVATFCKGAELKSLCCIIHPESLCAQKLKMDHVMDVVVNSVNWICSRGLNHSEFTTLLYELDSQYGSLLYYTEIKWLSRGLVLKRFFESLEEIDSFMSSRGKPLPQLSSIDWIRDLAFLVDMTMHLNTLNISLQGHSQIVTQMYDLIRAFLAKLCLWETHLARNNLAHFPTLKSVSRNESDGLNYIPKIAELKAEFQKRLSDFKLYESELALFSSPFSTKIDSVHEELQMEVIDLQCNTVLKTKYDKVGIPEFYKYLWGSYPKYKHHCAKVLSMFGSTYICEQLFSIMKLSKTKYCSQLKDSQWDSVLHIAT